One window from the genome of Bubalus kerabau isolate K-KA32 ecotype Philippines breed swamp buffalo chromosome 17, PCC_UOA_SB_1v2, whole genome shotgun sequence encodes:
- the BEAN1 gene encoding protein BEAN1 has translation MVREGQDSDRTVAAGRLPGASQRPRPNVRPFPAVSDGHIYGRPSHRMRYACSPAEDWPPPLDLSSDGDVDATVLQELYPDSPPGYEECVGPGATQLYVPTDAPPPYSLTDSCPELDAGNGHSPGRHQQAQRPQGQSGLRTVSMDTLPPYEAVCGISPPSGRLPLPGPHPGPQSSQGSPAPTQALALGPEQIM, from the exons ATGGTGAGGGAGGGGCAGGATAGTGACAGGACAGTGGCCGCAGGCAGACTCCCTGGCGCCAGCCAGAGACCCAGGCCGAATGTCCGTCCATTCCCTGCAGTGTCCGACGGGCATATATACGGCCGCCCGAGCCACAGGATGCGCTACGCCTGCAGCCCCGCTGAGGACTGGCCTCCGCCCTTGGACCTTAGCTCTGATGGGGACGTGGATGCCACGGTGCTCCAAGAGCTGTACCCAGACTCTCCACCCGG TTACGAGGAGTGTGTGGGACCGGGCGCCACTCAGCTGTACGTCCCCACGGATGCCCCGCCCCCCTACTCACTGACCGACTCCTGCCCTGAGCTGGATGCGGGCAATGGCCACAGCCCTGGCCGACACCAGCAGGCGCAGAGGCCGCAGGGCCAGAGTGGTCTCCGCACTGTCTCCATGGACACCCTGCCCCCTTATGAGGCTGTGTGTGGGATCAGCCCTCCATCAGGCCGGCTGCCACTGCCTGGACCGCATCCAGGCCCGCAGAGTTCCCAGGGCTCGCCTGCCCCAACCCAGGCCCTGGCCTTGGGCCCAGAGCAGATCATGTGA